One Phoenix dactylifera cultivar Barhee BC4 chromosome 8, palm_55x_up_171113_PBpolish2nd_filt_p, whole genome shotgun sequence genomic window carries:
- the LOC103702470 gene encoding dnaJ homolog subfamily B member 13-like, with product MGVDYYRILQVDKNAKDDDLKKAYRKLAMKWHPDKNPNNKMEAEAKFKQISEAYEVLSDPQKRAIYDQYGEEGLKGQVPPPGAGDTSFFSGGDGPDVFRFNPRNADDIFAEFFGFSRPFGGMGGGSGMRGGSRFGGGMFGDDFFGSAFGGEGSAMHSHRLQKAAPIENQLPCSLEDLYKGTTKKMKISREIADASGKTMPVEEILTIDIKPGWKKGTKITFPEKGNEAPDIIPADIVFVIDEKPHDVFMREGNDLVMTQKISLVEALTGYTVRLTTLDGRSLTIPINSIIHPAYEEVVPREGMPLPKDPSKRGNLRIKFNIKFPTRLTSEQKAGIKRLLAP from the exons ATGGGCGTGGATTACTACAGGATTCTCCAGGTGGACAAGAACGCCAAGGACGATGACCTCAAGAAGGCCTATCGCAAGCTCGCCATGAAATGGCACCCCGACAAGAACCCGAACAACAAGATGGAAGCCGAAGCCAAGTTCAAACAGATCTCCGAAGCTTACGAG GTCCTGAGCGATCCGCAGAAGCGGGCGATCTACGACCAGTACGGCGAGGAGGGGCTCAAGGGGCAGGTCCCGCCGCCGGGAGCCGGCGACACTTCCTTCTTCTCCGGCGGGGACGGGCCCGACGTGTTCCGGTTCAATCCCAGGAATGCGGACGATATATTCGCCGAGTTCTTTGGGTTCTCCAGACCCTTTGGGGGCATGGGCGGTGGCAGTGGGATGAGGGGCGGATCGAGGTTCGGCGGTGGGATGTTCGGAGATGACTTCTTCGGATCGGCCTTCGGCGGGGAGGGGTCCGCGATGCACTCCCACCGGCTGCAGAAGGCGGCACCTATCGAGAACCAGCTGCCGTGCAGTCTCGAGGATTTGTATAAGGGGACTACCAAGAAGATGAAGATCTCCAGGGAGATTGCTGATGCTAGCGG GAAGACAATGCCAGTGGAGGAAATTTTGACAATTGATATAAAGCCTGGTTggaaaaaaggaacaaaaattACTTTCCCAGAGAAGGGAAATGAAGCACCCGACATAATTCCTGCAGACATAGTCTTTGTCATTGATGAGAAGCCCCATGACGTATTCATGCGGGAAGGAAATGATCTTGTAATGACGCAGAAAATCTCTTTGGTTGAAGCTCTTACTGGTTACACTGTACGTTTGACTACACTTGATGGTCGGAGCCTTACAATACCAATTAACTCCATAATTCATCCTGCCTATGAGGAGGTTGTTCCTCGAGAAGGGATGCCGCTACCAAAGGATCCTTCCAAGAGAGGAAACCTTCGAATCAAATTCAATATCAAGTTTCCAACAAGGTTGACTTCTGAGCAGAAAGCTGGAATCAAAAGGCTATTAGCTCCGTAG
- the LOC103702471 gene encoding probable transcription factor GLK1: MLAVSPPRGSNGEERDGEVGGLAGNFSDDTLLEDINFDDLFMGFDDRDILPDLEVDPAEFFSDGPRGGEASSGMVMAVESAVGSDGGGQENGLMEGEMKVEKDLSRREEVTSATTKEDTVAVAAEVRSPSSEADRGRKSTATATKNSQGKRKVKVDWTPELHRRFVQAVEQLGVDKAVPSRILELMGIDCLTRHNVASHLQKYRSHRKHLLAREKEAASWSQRRQIYSPCGASAKRDMNPWVAPTIGFPPPPPPPPPIQSFRPLHVWGHPTADPPLVHMWPRHLALRTPTPPWAPQPPLPPPSNPSYWHHHYHKGPREGWVPHTLTQGTPCFPQAFPTRFPAPPVPGVLPYPFYRALLPPATKHSVPQLQLDAYPSKESIDAAIGDALAKPWSPLPLGLKPPSLESVLVELQRQGVSKVPPMCG, translated from the exons ATGCTTGCAGTCTCACCGCCGAGAGGCTCCAATGGTGAGGAGAGAGATGGGGAGGTCGGGGGATTGGCCGGCAACTTCTCCGATGACACCTTGCTGGAGGATATCAACTTTGATGACCTCTTCATGGGGTTTGATGACCGGGACATACTGCCGGACCTCGAGGTGGATCCTGCTGAGTTTTTTTCAGATGGACCTCGAGGTGGAGAGGCCTCATCGGGGATGGTTATGGCAGTGGAGTCGGCGGTGGGTTCGGATGGTGGGGGTCAAGAGAATGGATTGATGGAAGGGGAGATGAAGGTAGAGAAGGATCTGAGTCGACGAGAGGAGGTCACGAGTGCGACGACAAAGGAGGACACAGTGGCCGTGGCGGCGGAGGTCAGGTCGCCGTCATCGGAGGCCGATAGAGGCCGGAAGTCAACGGCAACGGCAACGAAGAATTCGCAAGGGAAGCGGAAAGTGAAG GTGGACTGGACGCCGGAGTTGCATCGAAGATTTGTTCAGGCAGTGGAGCAGCTTGGAGTAGATAAAGCAGTGCCATCGAGGATTTTAGAGCTCATGGGGATCGACTGCCTCACTCGACACAACGTCGCAAGCCATCTGCAG AAATATAGATCTCACCGTAAGCATCTGCTCGCGAGGGAGAAAGAAGCTGCAAGCTGGAGCCAGAGACGGCAAATATATTCACCCTGCGGTGCCAGTGCAAAAAGGGACATGAACCCTTGGGTTGCCCCCACCATTGGAttccctccacctcctcctcctcctcctccaatacaGTCTTTTAGACCCTTACATGTTTGGGGGCACCCCACAGCAGACCCACCATTAGTGCACATGTGGCCGAGACATCTAGCCCTGCGGACTCCCACTCCGCCGTGGGCTCCTCAGCCACCTCTTCCTCCACCATCAAACCCTTCTTATTGGCACCACCATTACCATAAG gGCCCTCGAGAAGGTTGGGTACCACATACCCTAACACAAGGAACTCCTTGCTTCCCTCAGGCATTCCCAACG AGGTTTCCAGCTCCACCAGTCCCGGGTGTTCTTCCCTACCCCTTCTATAGGGCACTTCTTCCTCCCGCCACAAAGCACTCTGTTCCGCAGCTTCAGCTCGATGCTTATCCT TCAAAGGAAAGTATAGATGCAGCTATTGGAGATGCTTTAGCGAAGCCATGGTCGCCATTACCTCTTGGGTTGAAGCCTCCCTCATTGGAAAGCGTACTGGTGGAACTACAGAGGCAAGGTGTGTCAAAAGTACCGCCAATGTGTGGTTGA